One window from the genome of Solea solea chromosome 13, fSolSol10.1, whole genome shotgun sequence encodes:
- the cep76 gene encoding centrosomal protein of 76 kDa isoform X3, whose protein sequence is MSLPPEKASELKQIINNHLLKMDIHGKIREVLAETLKDDKGQSHQSLSEATFLRALQSRGIIDDVMKDLRLTQDAPTDAEKGLPPKPGANFVNKDITAEELKLKQLKKSNVNPLRRYLYLQVLGGKAFLEHLHEPEPLPGQVFSTFTLYLHFRNQRFRSKPVPCACDPSLEEGFLLEIHRDGIGEGNKMADATELLSVCDPVHLVLIKTNTSSETTLVSSYFLDWRTVLSTSSGKTCFAVELMGVGSECKVPAGVLTVSLELYPPLTETLSTDIISTQQSLERHRTAEKERLFLVYAKQWWREFLEIRPSHQSKMVKIFAQDENGINRPVCSYVRVLRAGRLLESPRQAARFVSLLAHEKAPVVGGGGGKQEQWCTLMAFLCRGKGDCEDHATLLCSLLLGFGLDAYVCVGTKARGVAHTWVLTRGCDGSITFWESLTAHRYLHRAIDPDGAPLSPQPKPSSPYRTVGCVFNHQTFLANCQPSDAVELCVFDFQNQSRWKAMSEEALKSVCAPGSTTSLPPLPPLCAPSLEPAACSNQLELEMRYLISEHRKDLELATVWDDHLSYLLSSALSAYELERCTGVSCGNEEFQDALRRALADGHTFKGFPIHFLHHNARRAFATCLSSGGWWPGQSRTSWLAVQGTKVPSDLPSWWGSQANRARP, encoded by the exons ATGTCTCTGCCTCCAGAGAAAGCTTCCGAGCTGAAGCAGATCATCAACAACCACCTTCTCAAG ATGGATATCCATGGGAAGATTCGGGAGGTGTTGGCTGAGACTCTGAAGGATGATAAAGGGCAATCACATCAATCTCTGTCTGAGGCCACTTTTCTCCGTGCTCTGCAGAGCAGGGGTATCATTGATGATGTAATGAAGGACCTCCGCTTAACTCAG GACGCACCCACAGATGCAGAAAAAGGACTTCCTCCAAAGCCTGGGGCTAACTTTGTCAACAAAGATATCACTGCTGAAGAGCTAAAGCTGAAGCAGCTGAAGAAAT CCAATGTTAATCCATTACGGCGTTACCTGTATCTCCAAGTACTTGGAGGGAAGGCGTTTCTGGAGCACCTCCATGAGCCAGAGCCTTTACCAGGTCAAGTGTTCTCTACGTTCACACTCTACTTGCACTTCCGCAACCAGAGGTTTCGCTCAAAGCCAGTGCCTTGTGCCTGTGATCCCAGCCTGGAGGAGGGCTTCCTCTTAGAGATCCACAGAGATGGCATAG GAGAGGGCAATAAAATGGCAGATGCTACAGAGTTGCTGTCCGTATGTGACCCGGTTCATTTGGTGCTGATCAAGACGAACACCTCCAGTGAGACGACACTGGTCTCATCCTACTTCCTGGACTGGAGGACAGTCCTCAGCACATCCTCTGGAAAGACCTGCTTTGCTGTAGAGCTTATGGGAGTTG GAAGTGAATGTAAAGTCCCAGCTGGTGTTTTGACAGTCAGCCTGGAGCTCTACCCTCCTCTCACAGAGACTCTGAGCACTGACATCATCAGCACACAG CAATCACTGGAGAGGCATAGGACGGCAGAGAAGGAGAGGCTCTTCCTGGTTTATGCCAAACAGTGGTGGAGGGAGTTCCTGGAAATACGACCGTCACACCAATCCAAAATGGTCAAGATATTTGCACAG gATGAAAACGGCATCAACAGACCAGTATGTTCCTATGTGCGTGTTCTGCGGGCCGGCCGGCTGCTGGAGAGTCCTAGACAGGCAGCCCGCTTCGTCAGCCTGCTGGCCCATGAGAAAGCCCCagtggtgggaggaggaggaggcaaacAGGAGCAGTGGTGCACGTTAATGGCTTTCCTGTGCAGAGGAAAG GGGGATTGTGAAGACCATGCCACCCTACTGTGCAGCCTCCTGCTGGGCTTTGGCCTcgatgcatatgtgtgtgtgggcaccaAAGCCAGGGGAGTGGCACACACTTGGGTTCTGACTCGGGGCTGTGATGGAAGCATTACTTTCTGGGAAAGCCTGACAGCACACAG ATACCTCCATCGGGCCATAGACCCAGATGGTGCACCTTTGTCCCCCCAGCCCAAACCATCGTCCCCCTACCGCACTGTGGGCTGTGTCTTCAACCACCAGACCTTCCTCGCCAACTGCCAGCCATCCGATGCAGTGGAACTCTGTGTCTTTGACTTCCAG AATCAATCTCGATGGAAGGCGATGAGTGAAGAGGCTCTGAAGTCTGTCTGTGCCCCGGGCTCCACCACCTCTCTGCCACCTCTGCCTCCACTCTGTGCTCCATCTCTGGAACCTGCTGCTTGCAGCAACCAGCTGGAGTTAGAAATGCGTTACCTGATTTCTGAGCACAGAAAG GACCTGGAGCTGGCAACAGTGTGGGACGACCACCTGTCCTACCTGCTGTCCTCCGCCTTATCGGCCTACGAGCTGGAGCGCTGTACCGGTGTGTCCTGTGGCAACGAGGAGTTCCAGGATGCACTGAGGAGGGCGCTGGCAGATGGACACACCTTCAAAGGCTTCCCCATACATTTCTTGCACCACAACGCCCGCAGAGCGTTTGCCACCTGCCTCAG
- the seh1l gene encoding nucleoporin SEH1 isoform X1 has product MFVARSIAADHKDLIHDVSYDFHGRRMATCSSDQSVKVWDKSENGEWHCTASWKTHSGSVWRVTWAHPEFGQVLASCSFDRTAAVWEEIVGESNDKQRGLSHWIKRTTLVDSRTSVTDVKFAPKHMGLMLTTCSADGVVRIYEAPDVMNLSQWSLQHEISCKLSCSCISWNPSSSRAHPPMFAVGSDDSNVSYGGKVQVYEYNENTRKYAKAETLMTVTDAVHDIAFAPNLGRSFHVLAIATKDVRIFKLVPMRKDSTSTGPTKFEVQIMAQFDNHNSQVWRVSWNITSTLLASSGDDGCVRLWKANYMDNWKCTGILKGDGSPLTSSSGQPTAMSTVVGSSVQTPQNSVNGMSAGRYFFPPLDPPIAGTRYGHLLPPPSLIELCDAEAVQPQQQQALPRRHSSRALLPLPEAEGQ; this is encoded by the exons ATGTTTGTTGCGCGCAGTATCGCAGCAGATCACAAAGATCTAATCCACGATGTGTCTTACGATTTCCACGGCCGGAGAATGGCAACCTGTTCCAGTGACCAGAGTGTCAAG GTTTGGGACAAAAGTGAAAATGGAGAGTGGCACTGCACAGCCAGTTGGAAG ACACACAGCGGATCAGTATGGAGAGTGACCTGGGCTCATCCGGAATTTGGGCAGGTTCTTGCTTCCTGCTCCTTTGACAGGACAGCTGCTGTCTGGGAAGAGATTGTTGGGGAGTCCAACGACAAACAGAGAGGACTGAGCCACTGG ATAAAGAGAACCACTCTGGTGGACAGTAGAACCTCAGTGACGGATGTGAAGTTTGCCCCTAAACACATGGGACTCATGTTGACCACCTGCTCTGCGGacggagtggtgaggatttacGAGGCTCCTGATGTGATGAACCTGAGTCAGTGGTCTCTGCAGCACGAGATCTCCTGCAagctcagctgcagctgcatctCCTGGAATCCCTCCAG CTCTCGAGCGCACCCACCAATGTTTGCAGTTGGAAGTGACGACAGCAACGTGTCATACGGTGGGAAAGTTCAGGTCTATGaatacaatgaaaacacaag GAAATATGCTAAAGCCGAGACACTGATGACGGTCACTGATGCAGTTCATGATATTGCATTTGCTCCAAACCTGGGAAGATCTTTCCATGTCCTCGCCATTGCAACAAAAGATGTCCGAATCTTTAAGCTTGTTCCTATGAG GAAGGACAGCACCTCCACAGGACCCACTAAGTTTGAGGTGCAGATTATGGCTCAGTTtgacaaccacaactcccaggTCTGGCGTGTGAGCTGGAACATCACCAGCACGTTGTTGGCGTCTTCTGGGGATGATGGATGTGTGCGTCTCTGGAAAG cAAACTACATGGACAACTGGAAGTGTACCGGCATTCTGAAGGGAGACGGCAGCCCACTCACCAGCTCCTCAGGTCAGCCCACGGCCATGAGCACCGTGGTGGGCTCGTCTGTTCAGACACCGCAGAATTCAGTGAACGGGATGTCTGCAGGAAG gtatttctttccacctctggatcCTCCAATAGCAGGGACCAGGTATGGTCACCTGctgcctcctccctccctcattgAGCTATGTGATGCTGAAGCTGTTCagcctcaacaacaacaagctcTTCCCCGCAGGCACTCCTCAAGAGCACTGCTGCCCTTACCAGAGGCTGAAGGGCAGTAA
- the cep76 gene encoding centrosomal protein of 76 kDa isoform X2: MSLPPEKASELKQIINNHLLKMDIHGKIREVLAETLKDDKGQSHQSLSEATFLRALQSRGIIDDVMKDLRLTQDAPTDAEKGLPPKPGANFVNKDITAEELKLKQLKKSNVNPLRRYLYLQVLGGKAFLEHLHEPEPLPGQVFSTFTLYLHFRNQRFRSKPVPCACDPSLEEGFLLEIHRDGIGEGNKMADATELLSVCDPVHLVLIKTNTSSETTLVSSYFLDWRTVLSTSSGKTCFAVELMGVGSECKVPAGVLTVSLELYPPLTETLSTDIISTQQSLERHRTAEKERLFLVYAKQWWREFLEIRPSHQSKMVKIFAQDENGINRPVCSYVRVLRAGRLLESPRQAARFVSLLAHEKAPVVGGGGGKQEQWCTLMAFLCRGKGDCEDHATLLCSLLLGFGLDAYVCVGTKARGVAHTWVLTRGCDGSITFWESLTAHRYLHRAIDPDGAPLSPQPKPSSPYRTVGCVFNHQTFLANCQPSDAVELCVFDFQNQSRWKAMSEEALKSVCAPGSTTSLPPLPPLCAPSLEPAACSNQLELEMRYLISEHRKDLELATVWDDHLSYLLSSALSAYELERCTGVSCGNEEFQDALRRALADGHTFKGFPIHFLHHNARRAFATCLSFLLHLCFVGSAHFLCGLLPPWFCWTVYLDFGFYHLSSVLD, from the exons ATGTCTCTGCCTCCAGAGAAAGCTTCCGAGCTGAAGCAGATCATCAACAACCACCTTCTCAAG ATGGATATCCATGGGAAGATTCGGGAGGTGTTGGCTGAGACTCTGAAGGATGATAAAGGGCAATCACATCAATCTCTGTCTGAGGCCACTTTTCTCCGTGCTCTGCAGAGCAGGGGTATCATTGATGATGTAATGAAGGACCTCCGCTTAACTCAG GACGCACCCACAGATGCAGAAAAAGGACTTCCTCCAAAGCCTGGGGCTAACTTTGTCAACAAAGATATCACTGCTGAAGAGCTAAAGCTGAAGCAGCTGAAGAAAT CCAATGTTAATCCATTACGGCGTTACCTGTATCTCCAAGTACTTGGAGGGAAGGCGTTTCTGGAGCACCTCCATGAGCCAGAGCCTTTACCAGGTCAAGTGTTCTCTACGTTCACACTCTACTTGCACTTCCGCAACCAGAGGTTTCGCTCAAAGCCAGTGCCTTGTGCCTGTGATCCCAGCCTGGAGGAGGGCTTCCTCTTAGAGATCCACAGAGATGGCATAG GAGAGGGCAATAAAATGGCAGATGCTACAGAGTTGCTGTCCGTATGTGACCCGGTTCATTTGGTGCTGATCAAGACGAACACCTCCAGTGAGACGACACTGGTCTCATCCTACTTCCTGGACTGGAGGACAGTCCTCAGCACATCCTCTGGAAAGACCTGCTTTGCTGTAGAGCTTATGGGAGTTG GAAGTGAATGTAAAGTCCCAGCTGGTGTTTTGACAGTCAGCCTGGAGCTCTACCCTCCTCTCACAGAGACTCTGAGCACTGACATCATCAGCACACAG CAATCACTGGAGAGGCATAGGACGGCAGAGAAGGAGAGGCTCTTCCTGGTTTATGCCAAACAGTGGTGGAGGGAGTTCCTGGAAATACGACCGTCACACCAATCCAAAATGGTCAAGATATTTGCACAG gATGAAAACGGCATCAACAGACCAGTATGTTCCTATGTGCGTGTTCTGCGGGCCGGCCGGCTGCTGGAGAGTCCTAGACAGGCAGCCCGCTTCGTCAGCCTGCTGGCCCATGAGAAAGCCCCagtggtgggaggaggaggaggcaaacAGGAGCAGTGGTGCACGTTAATGGCTTTCCTGTGCAGAGGAAAG GGGGATTGTGAAGACCATGCCACCCTACTGTGCAGCCTCCTGCTGGGCTTTGGCCTcgatgcatatgtgtgtgtgggcaccaAAGCCAGGGGAGTGGCACACACTTGGGTTCTGACTCGGGGCTGTGATGGAAGCATTACTTTCTGGGAAAGCCTGACAGCACACAG ATACCTCCATCGGGCCATAGACCCAGATGGTGCACCTTTGTCCCCCCAGCCCAAACCATCGTCCCCCTACCGCACTGTGGGCTGTGTCTTCAACCACCAGACCTTCCTCGCCAACTGCCAGCCATCCGATGCAGTGGAACTCTGTGTCTTTGACTTCCAG AATCAATCTCGATGGAAGGCGATGAGTGAAGAGGCTCTGAAGTCTGTCTGTGCCCCGGGCTCCACCACCTCTCTGCCACCTCTGCCTCCACTCTGTGCTCCATCTCTGGAACCTGCTGCTTGCAGCAACCAGCTGGAGTTAGAAATGCGTTACCTGATTTCTGAGCACAGAAAG GACCTGGAGCTGGCAACAGTGTGGGACGACCACCTGTCCTACCTGCTGTCCTCCGCCTTATCGGCCTACGAGCTGGAGCGCTGTACCGGTGTGTCCTGTGGCAACGAGGAGTTCCAGGATGCACTGAGGAGGGCGCTGGCAGATGGACACACCTTCAAAGGCTTCCCCATACATTTCTTGCACCACAACGCCCGCAGAGCGTTTGCCACCTGCCTCAG
- the ptpn2a gene encoding tyrosine-protein phosphatase non-receptor type 2a: MEQEFEDIDSSGGWQNLYNEIRNQASEYPYKVAKLPANRNLNRYRDVSPYDHSRVKLENSDNDYINASLVMMEEAQRAYILSQGPLRNTCGHFWLMVWQQCCKAVIMLNRVIEKGSEKCAQYWPTSKEHQMSFTDMGFVVRLLSEEDRFYYTIRLLELQNIKTGESREIYHFHYTTWPDFGVPESPASFLNFLLKVRESGSLSPEHGPSVVHCSAGIGRSGTFALVDTCLVLIDKRKNPSSVDIQKVLLDMREYRMGLIQTPDQLRFSYMAVIEGAKLILTDNTATQQNKHLLENKHSSLESDLPPPPPPPRLHLNDSRPNGQAAPCVELQADSGDHLLATEPDNQDHDVAENSGNVRKRHREERIASTAQKVQLMKQRLTDSERKREKWLSWKPVLLNVGAGAALAAGLLVCWMYSQ, translated from the exons ATGGAGCAAGAATTTGAGGACATCGATTCGTCCGGGGGATGGCAAAACCTCTACAAT GAGATCCGCAACCAAGCCAGCGAATATCCTTATAAAGTGGCAAAACTTCCAGCAAATCGGAATTTGAACCGCTACAGAGATGTTAGCCCAT ATGATCACAGTCGAGTAAAACTTGAAAACTCTGACAACGACTACATCAATGCAAGTTTAGTGATGATGGAAGAAGCCCAAAGAGCTTACATTCTTTCTCAG GGGCCTTTGAGGAACACCTGTGGTCATTTCTGGCTGATGGTTTGGCAGCAGTGTTGCAAAGCTGTTATAATGCTCAACAGAGTCATTGAAAAGGGATCG GAAAAGTGTGCACAGTACTGGCCCACCTCTAAGGAACATCAGATGTCTTTCACAGACATGGGCTTTGTTGTCAGGCTACTTTCAGAGGAGGACCGTTTCTATTACACAATCCGACTGCTCGAACTGCAGAACATAAAG ACGGGGGAGTCGAGAGAGATCTACCACTTTCACTACACAACGTGGCCTGACTTTGGTGTTCCAGAATCTCCTGCCTCCTTCCTCAACTTCCTCCTCAAGGTCCGGGAATCAGGCTCGCTGAGCCCGGAGCACGGTCCCTCAGTGGTCCACTGCAGCGCTGGGATCGGACGCTCGGGGACCTTCGCTTTGGTGGACACCTGCCTGGTCCTG ataGACAAGAGAAAGAATCCATCCTCAGTGGACATACAGAAGGTGCTGCTGGACATGAGGGAATACCGAATGGGCCTGATCCAGACTCCCGACCAGCTCCGCTTCTCTTACATGGCTGTCATCGAGGGAGCCAAGCTCATTCTTACGGATAACACAGCCACACAG CAAAACAAGCATCTGCTGGAAAACAAGCATTCCTCTCTGGAATCAGATCTTCCCCCGCCGCCACCTCCACCCAGACTTCACCTCAACGACAGCAGGCCCAACGGCCAGGCAGCACCCTGTGTGGAGCTGCAGGCCGACTCAGGAGACCACCTGCTGGCAACAGAGCCAGACAACCAAGACCACGATGTGGCGGAGAACTCCGGAAA TGTCAGAAAGCGACACCGTGAAGAGAGGATTGCCAGCACTGCACAGAAGGTCCAGCTGATGAAACAGAGACTGACTGACTCCGAGAGGAAACGAGAGAAGTGGCTGTCCTGGAAGCCCGTCCTGCTCAATGTCGGTGCCGGTGCGGCTTTGGCCGCCGGCCTGCTGGTTTGCTGGATGTACTCCCAGTGA
- the seh1l gene encoding nucleoporin SEH1 isoform X2 produces MFVARSIAADHKDLIHDVSYDFHGRRMATCSSDQSVKVWDKSENGEWHCTASWKTHSGSVWRVTWAHPEFGQVLASCSFDRTAAVWEEIVGESNDKQRGLSHWIKRTTLVDSRTSVTDVKFAPKHMGLMLTTCSADGVVRIYEAPDVMNLSQWSLQHEISCKLSCSCISWNPSSSRAHPPMFAVGSDDSNVSYGGKVQVYEYNENTRKYAKAETLMTVTDAVHDIAFAPNLGRSFHVLAIATKDVRIFKLVPMRKDSTSTGPTKFEVQIMAQFDNHNSQVWRVSWNITSTLLASSGDDGCVRLWKANYMDNWKCTGILKGDGSPLTSSSGQPTAMSTVVGSSVQTPQNSVNGMSAGRIGKRAPFAPPLRQLNSPKIYQHPAHY; encoded by the exons ATGTTTGTTGCGCGCAGTATCGCAGCAGATCACAAAGATCTAATCCACGATGTGTCTTACGATTTCCACGGCCGGAGAATGGCAACCTGTTCCAGTGACCAGAGTGTCAAG GTTTGGGACAAAAGTGAAAATGGAGAGTGGCACTGCACAGCCAGTTGGAAG ACACACAGCGGATCAGTATGGAGAGTGACCTGGGCTCATCCGGAATTTGGGCAGGTTCTTGCTTCCTGCTCCTTTGACAGGACAGCTGCTGTCTGGGAAGAGATTGTTGGGGAGTCCAACGACAAACAGAGAGGACTGAGCCACTGG ATAAAGAGAACCACTCTGGTGGACAGTAGAACCTCAGTGACGGATGTGAAGTTTGCCCCTAAACACATGGGACTCATGTTGACCACCTGCTCTGCGGacggagtggtgaggatttacGAGGCTCCTGATGTGATGAACCTGAGTCAGTGGTCTCTGCAGCACGAGATCTCCTGCAagctcagctgcagctgcatctCCTGGAATCCCTCCAG CTCTCGAGCGCACCCACCAATGTTTGCAGTTGGAAGTGACGACAGCAACGTGTCATACGGTGGGAAAGTTCAGGTCTATGaatacaatgaaaacacaag GAAATATGCTAAAGCCGAGACACTGATGACGGTCACTGATGCAGTTCATGATATTGCATTTGCTCCAAACCTGGGAAGATCTTTCCATGTCCTCGCCATTGCAACAAAAGATGTCCGAATCTTTAAGCTTGTTCCTATGAG GAAGGACAGCACCTCCACAGGACCCACTAAGTTTGAGGTGCAGATTATGGCTCAGTTtgacaaccacaactcccaggTCTGGCGTGTGAGCTGGAACATCACCAGCACGTTGTTGGCGTCTTCTGGGGATGATGGATGTGTGCGTCTCTGGAAAG cAAACTACATGGACAACTGGAAGTGTACCGGCATTCTGAAGGGAGACGGCAGCCCACTCACCAGCTCCTCAGGTCAGCCCACGGCCATGAGCACCGTGGTGGGCTCGTCTGTTCAGACACCGCAGAATTCAGTGAACGGGATGTCTGCAGGAAG GATTGGCAAGAGAGCTCCCTTTGCTCCTCCCCTGCGGCAGCTGAATTCTCCAAAGATATACCAGCATCCCGCACATTACTAA
- the cep76 gene encoding centrosomal protein of 76 kDa isoform X1, translating into MSLPPEKASELKQIINNHLLKMDIHGKIREVLAETLKDDKGQSHQSLSEATFLRALQSRGIIDDVMKDLRLTQDAPTDAEKGLPPKPGANFVNKDITAEELKLKQLKKSNVNPLRRYLYLQVLGGKAFLEHLHEPEPLPGQVFSTFTLYLHFRNQRFRSKPVPCACDPSLEEGFLLEIHRDGIGEGNKMADATELLSVCDPVHLVLIKTNTSSETTLVSSYFLDWRTVLSTSSGKTCFAVELMGVGSECKVPAGVLTVSLELYPPLTETLSTDIISTQQSLERHRTAEKERLFLVYAKQWWREFLEIRPSHQSKMVKIFAQDENGINRPVCSYVRVLRAGRLLESPRQAARFVSLLAHEKAPVVGGGGGKQEQWCTLMAFLCRGKGDCEDHATLLCSLLLGFGLDAYVCVGTKARGVAHTWVLTRGCDGSITFWESLTAHRYLHRAIDPDGAPLSPQPKPSSPYRTVGCVFNHQTFLANCQPSDAVELCVFDFQNQSRWKAMSEEALKSVCAPGSTTSLPPLPPLCAPSLEPAACSNQLELEMRYLISEHRKDLELATVWDDHLSYLLSSALSAYELERCTGVSCGNEEFQDALRRALADGHTFKGFPIHFLHHNARRAFATCLRSPFCQEIVSCRGDHVRLAVRVRVFVYPENACAVWLMLACKYRSVL; encoded by the exons ATGTCTCTGCCTCCAGAGAAAGCTTCCGAGCTGAAGCAGATCATCAACAACCACCTTCTCAAG ATGGATATCCATGGGAAGATTCGGGAGGTGTTGGCTGAGACTCTGAAGGATGATAAAGGGCAATCACATCAATCTCTGTCTGAGGCCACTTTTCTCCGTGCTCTGCAGAGCAGGGGTATCATTGATGATGTAATGAAGGACCTCCGCTTAACTCAG GACGCACCCACAGATGCAGAAAAAGGACTTCCTCCAAAGCCTGGGGCTAACTTTGTCAACAAAGATATCACTGCTGAAGAGCTAAAGCTGAAGCAGCTGAAGAAAT CCAATGTTAATCCATTACGGCGTTACCTGTATCTCCAAGTACTTGGAGGGAAGGCGTTTCTGGAGCACCTCCATGAGCCAGAGCCTTTACCAGGTCAAGTGTTCTCTACGTTCACACTCTACTTGCACTTCCGCAACCAGAGGTTTCGCTCAAAGCCAGTGCCTTGTGCCTGTGATCCCAGCCTGGAGGAGGGCTTCCTCTTAGAGATCCACAGAGATGGCATAG GAGAGGGCAATAAAATGGCAGATGCTACAGAGTTGCTGTCCGTATGTGACCCGGTTCATTTGGTGCTGATCAAGACGAACACCTCCAGTGAGACGACACTGGTCTCATCCTACTTCCTGGACTGGAGGACAGTCCTCAGCACATCCTCTGGAAAGACCTGCTTTGCTGTAGAGCTTATGGGAGTTG GAAGTGAATGTAAAGTCCCAGCTGGTGTTTTGACAGTCAGCCTGGAGCTCTACCCTCCTCTCACAGAGACTCTGAGCACTGACATCATCAGCACACAG CAATCACTGGAGAGGCATAGGACGGCAGAGAAGGAGAGGCTCTTCCTGGTTTATGCCAAACAGTGGTGGAGGGAGTTCCTGGAAATACGACCGTCACACCAATCCAAAATGGTCAAGATATTTGCACAG gATGAAAACGGCATCAACAGACCAGTATGTTCCTATGTGCGTGTTCTGCGGGCCGGCCGGCTGCTGGAGAGTCCTAGACAGGCAGCCCGCTTCGTCAGCCTGCTGGCCCATGAGAAAGCCCCagtggtgggaggaggaggaggcaaacAGGAGCAGTGGTGCACGTTAATGGCTTTCCTGTGCAGAGGAAAG GGGGATTGTGAAGACCATGCCACCCTACTGTGCAGCCTCCTGCTGGGCTTTGGCCTcgatgcatatgtgtgtgtgggcaccaAAGCCAGGGGAGTGGCACACACTTGGGTTCTGACTCGGGGCTGTGATGGAAGCATTACTTTCTGGGAAAGCCTGACAGCACACAG ATACCTCCATCGGGCCATAGACCCAGATGGTGCACCTTTGTCCCCCCAGCCCAAACCATCGTCCCCCTACCGCACTGTGGGCTGTGTCTTCAACCACCAGACCTTCCTCGCCAACTGCCAGCCATCCGATGCAGTGGAACTCTGTGTCTTTGACTTCCAG AATCAATCTCGATGGAAGGCGATGAGTGAAGAGGCTCTGAAGTCTGTCTGTGCCCCGGGCTCCACCACCTCTCTGCCACCTCTGCCTCCACTCTGTGCTCCATCTCTGGAACCTGCTGCTTGCAGCAACCAGCTGGAGTTAGAAATGCGTTACCTGATTTCTGAGCACAGAAAG GACCTGGAGCTGGCAACAGTGTGGGACGACCACCTGTCCTACCTGCTGTCCTCCGCCTTATCGGCCTACGAGCTGGAGCGCTGTACCGGTGTGTCCTGTGGCAACGAGGAGTTCCAGGATGCACTGAGGAGGGCGCTGGCAGATGGACACACCTTCAAAGGCTTCCCCATACATTTCTTGCACCACAACGCCCGCAGAGCGTTTGCCACCTGCCTCAG GTCTCCGTTTTGTCAGGAAATAGTTAGTTGCCGCGGTGACCATGTGAGGCTGGCGGTCCGTGTTCGGGTGTTCGTGTATCCAGAGAATGCGTGTGCCGTGTGGCTCATGTTGGCGTGTAAATATCGCTCTGTGCTCTGA